In Nonomuraea sp. NBC_00507, the following are encoded in one genomic region:
- a CDS encoding APC family permease, which translates to MSLVKSPATSKEPPDSVGERHRLTVVGGLAALSLDAMASVAYGPEAIVIVLAVAGGAGLGFTIPVTLTIAALLGVLTFSYRQVIAAFPEGGGAYGVAKTYLGRRASLVAGASLVVDYVLNVAVSVAAGVAALTSAFPELLPYTVWLCLAVLALVTAINLRGIAHSARAFIAPTVVYVGAILLVIVAGLIRSEPAVTVGHQVSSLETVGVLLLLKAFANGCASLTGVEAIANAVPSFKKPRVRRYMASLASWLSARQLIGQRAAGRPSRAR; encoded by the coding sequence ATGTCCCTTGTGAAATCTCCCGCCACGTCCAAGGAGCCTCCGGATAGCGTCGGTGAGCGGCACCGGCTGACCGTCGTCGGCGGGCTGGCCGCGCTCTCGCTGGATGCGATGGCGTCGGTGGCGTACGGCCCCGAAGCGATCGTCATCGTGCTCGCTGTCGCGGGCGGTGCGGGGCTCGGGTTCACCATCCCGGTCACGCTCACCATCGCCGCCCTGCTGGGGGTGCTGACCTTCTCCTACCGGCAGGTCATCGCGGCCTTCCCGGAGGGCGGCGGCGCGTATGGGGTGGCCAAGACCTATCTCGGGCGGCGGGCCAGCCTGGTCGCCGGGGCGTCGCTGGTCGTCGACTACGTGCTCAACGTGGCGGTCTCGGTGGCCGCCGGCGTGGCCGCGCTGACGTCCGCGTTCCCGGAGCTGCTGCCGTATACGGTGTGGCTGTGCCTGGCGGTGCTGGCGCTGGTGACCGCGATCAACCTGCGGGGCATCGCGCACAGCGCCCGCGCCTTCATCGCCCCCACCGTGGTCTATGTCGGTGCGATCCTGCTCGTCATCGTGGCCGGGCTGATCAGGAGTGAGCCCGCGGTCACGGTCGGGCACCAGGTGAGCAGCCTGGAGACGGTCGGGGTGCTGCTGTTGTTGAAGGCGTTCGCCAACGGCTGCGCGTCCCTGACGGGCGTGGAGGCGATCGCCAACGCCGTCCCAAGCTTCAAGAAGCCCCGGGTACGGCGCTACATGGCGAGCTTGGCCTCGTGGCTGTCGGCGCGGCAACTCATCGGACAGCGGGCTGCCGGCAGACCATCGCGCGCCAGGTAA
- a CDS encoding TetR/AcrR family transcriptional regulator, producing METRGVRAQQREQTRQALLRESRRLFAARGYGAVSLSEIVAEAGVTKGALYHLFDSKAALFRAVLEQVQQEVAQTVAQTADVHDDLWTRLTAGCQAFLTASTAPGIQRIMLIDGPAVLGWNEWRAMDEAASARHLADVLTVLIKQGTIAPQPVAPLTHLLSGAMNEAALWLAESDDPADLPATQAALAQLLDALRIR from the coding sequence ATGGAGACGCGCGGCGTCAGAGCACAGCAGCGGGAGCAGACCAGGCAGGCCCTCCTGCGGGAAAGCAGGCGCCTTTTCGCAGCCCGGGGGTATGGCGCGGTGAGCCTGTCAGAGATCGTCGCCGAGGCCGGGGTGACCAAGGGCGCGCTTTACCATCTCTTCGACAGCAAGGCCGCGTTGTTCCGTGCAGTCCTGGAGCAGGTGCAGCAAGAGGTGGCCCAGACTGTGGCGCAGACCGCCGACGTCCACGACGACCTCTGGACGCGTCTGACCGCCGGCTGCCAGGCGTTCCTGACCGCCAGTACCGCCCCCGGCATTCAGCGGATCATGCTCATTGACGGCCCCGCCGTACTCGGCTGGAACGAATGGCGCGCGATGGACGAGGCCGCCTCGGCCCGCCACCTGGCCGACGTGCTCACCGTCCTGATCAAACAGGGGACGATCGCGCCCCAGCCGGTCGCACCACTGACCCACCTGCTGTCGGGCGCGATGAACGAGGCGGCGCTGTGGCTCGCCGAGTCTGACGACCCCGCCGATTTGCCGGCCACGCAGGCCGCCCTGGCTCAGCTGTTGGACGCACTACGCATCAGATGA
- a CDS encoding VOC family protein, translated as MELTSFYPVICTTRIEESRDFYTGLLGFETTFEADWYVSLRRPGTPPYELALLDHAHPTLPEAYRLPVRGLLLNFEVEDVDAEWERLVVGAGLTAELELRSEDFGQRHFIVADPNGVLIDVITPIAPSAEYADQYVDSRR; from the coding sequence GTGGAACTGACCAGCTTCTATCCGGTGATCTGCACCACCCGGATCGAGGAGTCCCGCGACTTCTACACCGGGCTGCTGGGGTTCGAGACGACATTCGAAGCCGACTGGTACGTCAGCCTGCGGCGTCCGGGGACACCGCCCTATGAGCTCGCGCTGCTCGACCACGCCCACCCGACGCTGCCCGAGGCGTATCGCCTCCCTGTGCGCGGGCTGCTGCTGAACTTCGAGGTGGAGGATGTGGACGCCGAATGGGAGCGGCTCGTCGTCGGCGCGGGACTGACCGCCGAACTCGAACTGCGCAGCGAGGACTTCGGACAGCGGCACTTCATCGTGGCCGATCCCAACGGGGTCCTGATCGACGTCATCACCCCCATCGCACCGTCGGCGGAGTACGCCGACCAGTACGTCGATTCCCGTCGATGA
- a CDS encoding GbsR/MarR family transcriptional regulator, giving the protein MPGDRLTQQDRRQIADGLAGGLTYAEIARRLKRPTSTVTREVMRNGGPGAYRPDQAQRAADRRVHRRRTTTPAAARGDANAGERDLQTVREVADQLTDLLVQGGIPQMMAKVLGALYTIDSGSLTSAELVQRLQVSPASISKAIGYLEAQELIRRERDPRSRAERYVIDDDVWYQAMLASARANALLADTARQSARTLGPTTPAGVRLENMSQFLTSVGEDLVRSAEHWRQVYATPKTSEHG; this is encoded by the coding sequence GTGCCCGGAGACAGGCTCACCCAGCAGGACCGCCGTCAGATCGCCGACGGGCTGGCCGGCGGTCTCACCTACGCCGAGATCGCCCGCCGCCTCAAACGGCCCACCTCGACCGTCACGCGCGAGGTGATGCGCAACGGCGGCCCCGGCGCCTACCGCCCCGACCAAGCCCAGCGCGCCGCAGACCGGCGCGTCCACCGCCGCAGGACCACCACCCCCGCGGCCGCACGCGGCGATGCCAACGCAGGCGAGCGCGACCTGCAAACCGTGCGCGAGGTGGCCGACCAGCTCACCGACCTGCTGGTGCAGGGAGGTATTCCGCAGATGATGGCCAAAGTGCTAGGGGCGTTGTACACCATCGACAGCGGCAGCCTCACCTCCGCCGAACTCGTCCAGCGCCTGCAGGTCAGCCCCGCCTCGATCTCCAAAGCCATCGGCTACCTCGAAGCACAGGAGCTCATCCGCCGCGAACGCGACCCCCGCAGCCGGGCCGAGCGGTACGTCATCGACGACGACGTCTGGTACCAGGCCATGTTGGCCAGTGCCCGCGCCAATGCTCTGCTCGCCGACACCGCCCGGCAAAGCGCCCGCACCCTCGGCCCGACCACCCCCGCCGGCGTCCGGCTGGAGAACATGAGCCAGTTCCTCACCAGCGTGGGCGAGGACCTGGTCCGCTCGGCCGAGCACTGGCGCCAGGTCTACGCCACCCCAAAGACGAGCGAGCACGGGTAA